The Geoglobus acetivorans genome window below encodes:
- a CDS encoding pantoate kinase — translation MTFVSASITAFFSSKISDSPETTGSYGVGFTIDKGVRAEISEKEGVYLNGERVDFPTVSYVLEKLGGRGVELFSDVPISSGFGVSGASALATAIEVSMGKNLGHSFLELADLAHEAEVVNLTGLGDVVTQSHGGIVVRISPGCPSRAKVVRYLHRADVKFLVMGTLPTRDILSDEIKRKNINRLGKSLLKDFLKKPLMDCVFELSKKFAVESGLADEDVIDAIEAVESAGGKAGMVMLGKTVFAMDDSGVLEEFRGETFTARIASCGLSV, via the coding sequence ATGACGTTTGTTTCCGCAAGCATCACCGCATTTTTTTCATCAAAAATTTCGGATTCCCCGGAGACTACCGGGTCTTATGGTGTGGGGTTCACGATAGACAAGGGGGTCAGGGCTGAAATATCGGAAAAGGAAGGTGTGTATCTGAATGGGGAGAGGGTGGACTTTCCAACCGTCAGCTACGTTCTTGAAAAACTTGGTGGACGTGGTGTGGAACTTTTTTCAGATGTTCCCATTTCGTCTGGGTTCGGAGTCAGTGGTGCCAGCGCTCTGGCAACAGCCATTGAAGTCAGCATGGGAAAAAATCTGGGCCATTCGTTTCTGGAGCTTGCAGATCTGGCACATGAGGCAGAGGTAGTAAATCTGACGGGTCTCGGGGATGTCGTAACCCAGAGTCATGGCGGCATCGTTGTGAGGATAAGTCCGGGCTGCCCGTCAAGGGCAAAGGTGGTGAGATATCTCCATAGGGCAGACGTAAAGTTCCTTGTCATGGGGACGCTCCCCACGAGAGACATACTCTCGGATGAGATAAAGCGAAAGAACATCAACAGACTCGGAAAGAGCCTTCTGAAAGATTTTTTGAAGAAGCCACTGATGGATTGCGTTTTCGAGCTGTCGAAAAAGTTTGCAGTCGAGAGTGGGCTCGCAGATGAGGACGTGATTGACGCAATTGAAGCTGTGGAGAGTGCAGGTGGGAAGGCCGGCATGGTCATGCTCGGAAAGACCGTTTTCGCAATGGACGATTCAGGAGTCCTTGAAGAATTTCGGGGTGAAACTTTCACGGCCAGAATTGCCTCATGCGGCCTATCCGTTTAA
- a CDS encoding ACT domain-containing protein, with translation MREERVIKQLSVFAENKPGKLATITGKLFQNNVNIRAFTIAEAGDFGIIRMVVDNTDLAYQVLREAGFTVSLTEVLAVEVADEPGSLYKIAKVLGDAGVNIEYVYAFTSEKHRALIILRVDDIENAIKVLEREGVLFKGEID, from the coding sequence ATGAGGGAGGAGAGGGTAATAAAACAGCTCTCAGTTTTTGCAGAAAATAAGCCCGGAAAGCTCGCAACAATAACCGGGAAGCTTTTTCAGAATAACGTTAACATAAGGGCCTTCACAATCGCCGAAGCGGGAGACTTCGGGATCATCAGAATGGTGGTGGATAACACGGATCTCGCTTATCAGGTGTTAAGGGAAGCTGGATTCACCGTTTCGCTGACGGAGGTTCTTGCGGTGGAGGTGGCGGATGAGCCGGGAAGTCTTTACAAGATAGCTAAGGTGCTTGGGGATGCGGGTGTCAACATAGAATACGTTTACGCTTTCACGTCAGAAAAGCACAGGGCGCTGATAATCCTGAGGGTGGACGACATCGAAAACGCTATAAAGGTTCTGGAGCGTGAAGGGGTGCTCTTTAAAGGTGAGATTGATTAA
- a CDS encoding FAD-dependent oxidoreductase: protein MIPEEDVKVAIIGGGAGGMAAASRIKRLRPDWRVDVFEKTSYVSHAPCGIPFYLSGMVESISELCAYDVNFFREKRGINVHLNSEVVKVEDGRVEVLERGKVQEYEWDRLVFATGAKAKRLNVRCMELDGVLCVSGIERAPIIREIASKYDNIVIIGSGYIGVEVADALSRKKRITVIEQESHPMPGYDHEISDILLGEMRQRVNLRLGERVLEISGSGRVEKVVTSADEYRADLVILAIGVEPNVKLALEYGIEMGQSGAIKTNEYMETSKNGVYAVGDCAETTNIITGKPDWIPLAAPANKMGYVAGSNIAGIRMKFPGAMKSQITSFYDLEIGKAGLSEKEAVRHGYDAVSVTITTRSRAKYIPGEGNITLKMVADAKTHRVLGVQAIGKGVSKRIYGASALLYKKATVEDFFFADFPFYPPKSPVWDPLVLAARNMFRKLGIS from the coding sequence ATGATTCCCGAAGAAGATGTAAAGGTTGCGATTATTGGCGGTGGAGCCGGAGGAATGGCTGCGGCCTCGAGAATTAAGAGATTGAGGCCGGACTGGAGAGTGGACGTTTTTGAAAAAACATCCTACGTGAGTCACGCTCCGTGTGGGATACCCTTTTACCTGTCGGGAATGGTTGAGTCTATTTCGGAACTATGCGCCTACGATGTGAACTTCTTCAGGGAAAAAAGAGGAATTAATGTGCACCTCAATTCAGAAGTTGTTAAGGTGGAGGACGGCAGAGTAGAGGTCCTTGAAAGGGGAAAAGTACAGGAATATGAGTGGGACCGGCTTGTTTTTGCAACTGGGGCAAAGGCAAAAAGACTGAATGTCAGGTGCATGGAGCTTGATGGAGTTCTCTGTGTGAGTGGCATAGAAAGGGCGCCGATCATAAGGGAAATAGCGTCGAAGTACGATAACATCGTGATAATCGGAAGCGGATACATAGGCGTTGAGGTGGCAGATGCTCTCTCGAGGAAGAAACGAATTACGGTGATAGAGCAGGAATCACATCCAATGCCGGGCTACGATCATGAGATTTCTGACATACTATTGGGTGAGATGCGTCAGAGGGTCAACCTGAGACTCGGGGAGAGAGTACTTGAAATCAGTGGGAGCGGGAGAGTCGAAAAGGTGGTTACCAGCGCAGATGAATACCGGGCAGACCTCGTCATACTCGCAATAGGTGTCGAACCCAATGTAAAGCTCGCTCTGGAGTATGGCATCGAAATGGGACAGAGCGGAGCGATAAAGACGAACGAGTACATGGAGACAAGCAAGAATGGCGTTTATGCTGTCGGAGATTGTGCCGAGACGACCAACATCATTACCGGGAAACCGGACTGGATACCTCTGGCAGCTCCTGCGAACAAAATGGGTTATGTTGCTGGCTCGAATATTGCAGGAATTCGCATGAAGTTTCCGGGAGCCATGAAGAGTCAGATCACGTCATTCTACGACCTTGAGATAGGGAAAGCTGGTTTGAGTGAAAAGGAGGCTGTAAGACATGGTTATGATGCGGTCTCTGTTACCATCACCACGAGAAGCAGGGCGAAGTATATACCGGGGGAGGGGAACATAACGCTCAAGATGGTTGCGGATGCAAAGACGCACAGGGTTCTTGGAGTCCAGGCCATTGGAAAAGGGGTTTCCAAGAGGATTTATGGAGCCTCTGCGCTCCTCTACAAAAAAGCAACTGTCGAAGACTTTTTCTTTGCGGATTTCCCGTTCTATCCCCCCAAATCTCCGGTGTGGGACCCCCTTGTTCTTGCCGCAAGAAATATGTTCAGGAAACTGGGAATCAGCTGA
- a CDS encoding DUF7125 family protein has translation MKILSTGITLLDKRLGGGVPAGSMVCVYANPISMPEAFLYQFASSTVSYYFTTSRLPKFILEDMESLALEVRNVNFIDVYSRYYLSDTGGFIVEDQYRDRDIFDFIDEKLSSIDTDECAIIFDNLSFFLNLHVPPGLKEWLVNKIYHTTKNLNAVAYCYMIKGSHPKEIENMVINLSDVVFDIDSEKAGDKMVNRLGIPKMRKMKPIDETFRYYISEGVQIDTSKDIA, from the coding sequence GTGAAAATTCTTTCCACCGGAATAACACTGCTGGATAAAAGACTTGGTGGAGGCGTCCCAGCTGGCTCTATGGTCTGCGTTTATGCAAACCCCATAAGCATGCCTGAAGCCTTTCTTTATCAGTTTGCAAGCAGCACAGTTTCGTATTACTTCACAACATCAAGATTACCCAAGTTCATACTTGAGGATATGGAAAGTCTGGCTCTTGAAGTCAGAAATGTGAATTTTATTGACGTTTACAGCCGTTACTATCTCTCCGATACAGGAGGATTTATCGTCGAGGACCAGTACAGAGACAGGGACATTTTTGATTTCATTGATGAAAAGCTGTCGTCGATCGATACTGACGAATGTGCCATAATCTTCGACAACCTATCTTTTTTCCTCAACCTTCACGTACCTCCGGGATTAAAGGAGTGGCTTGTGAACAAAATCTACCATACGACGAAGAACCTCAATGCTGTGGCGTACTGCTACATGATAAAGGGCAGCCATCCGAAGGAGATAGAGAACATGGTGATAAATCTCTCTGACGTGGTTTTTGACATCGACTCGGAAAAGGCCGGGGACAAGATGGTCAACAGGCTTGGGATTCCGAAGATGAGAAAGATGAAGCCGATAGACGAGACGTTCAGATACTACATCAGCGAGGGAGTGCAGATAGACACCTCCAAGGACATTGCATGA
- the tfe gene encoding transcription factor E translates to METQISELDELLVELIERVAGELGVIIYSLGIEGEFTDEQLSQELGVEINDVRRVLFALYEIGLASYRRTRDEETGWMEYYWKISYDRERDVLRKELEKTREKLDAKLEIEDGSVYYICVNGCVKVSYEEAMEFGFSCPKCRDMLEFLDSSGAIEQIREELEKINRLIGLLS, encoded by the coding sequence GTGGAGACACAGATAAGTGAGCTGGACGAACTTCTTGTAGAGCTGATTGAAAGGGTTGCAGGGGAGCTGGGAGTCATAATCTATTCTCTTGGGATTGAAGGCGAATTCACAGATGAACAGCTGTCTCAGGAGCTTGGAGTGGAAATAAACGATGTGAGGAGAGTTCTGTTTGCCCTGTATGAGATCGGGCTTGCAAGTTACAGGAGAACAAGGGACGAAGAGACGGGCTGGATGGAATATTACTGGAAAATCAGCTACGACAGGGAAAGAGATGTGCTTAGAAAGGAGCTGGAAAAAACAAGAGAGAAACTTGACGCAAAACTCGAGATTGAAGACGGGAGCGTATATTATATCTGCGTGAACGGCTGTGTGAAGGTCAGCTATGAAGAGGCGATGGAATTTGGGTTTTCATGCCCGAAATGCAGGGACATGCTCGAATTCCTGGACAGTTCCGGAGCGATAGAGCAGATCAGAGAAGAGCTTGAAAAAATAAACAGACTCATCGGATTGCTCAGCTGA
- the hdrA2 gene encoding CoB-CoM heterodisulfide reductase HdrA2, whose amino-acid sequence MKIGVFVCHCGLNIARVVDVNEVVEYVKNLPDVVYVNDIKYSCSDSGQEEIIQAIREFNLDAIVVAACSPKLHEVTFRRAAMRAGLNPYMVVMANIREQCSWVHQERPKAATAKAKDLIRMAVASARALEPLSRRHTEVKQAVAVIGGGVAGIEAALNIADAGIQVYLIEKAPTIGGHMATLNEVFPTNDCSICILAPKMSEALNHENIEVITNAELKDFEGHVGNFRLKVIRHPRYVDEGKCKGCIDDCSSVCPVEVPNEFDYTIGTRKAIYLPIPQSTPLYAAIDWQHCIGCRLCEKACEPEAIDFSQNPEEIEIEVGAVIVATGFRPFDARRKEEYGYGIYRNVITSLELERLLSASGPTLGELLRPSDSSIPKKIAFIQCVGSRDEKTNRYCSRVCCMSSLKNAFAIKERYPDSEVTVFYIDIRAYGRMYEEFYARTQEKGIRFIRGRVGEIYETNDGSLILSYENTLLGEVVEEEFDLVVLSIGMEGNTEVARKLGISVGEDGFYEVAHPKLRPAETDVKGIFLAGTASGPKDIQDSVASAGLAAAKAMELIVSGQAEFDPYNAYVNPDKCIGCGLCVSVCNFSAAFMEGKKARIDPNSCVMCGVCVASCPADAIDMGFFNEKSIISAIDALAEEKSAEPLILMFACHFCSYGALDLAGTTKVQYEPNVRVIRTLCSGRVDPEWILRALKNGIDGIMISGCRPGECHFKVGNYHAQDRVNAIREALREVGINPERVTTSWHSAGEAGGIAEDISRFVETLKEIGPIESEVNRDG is encoded by the coding sequence ATGAAGATCGGCGTATTTGTGTGTCACTGCGGTCTAAATATCGCAAGGGTTGTTGACGTTAATGAAGTCGTTGAATACGTGAAAAATCTTCCGGATGTCGTTTATGTGAATGACATAAAATACAGCTGCTCTGATAGCGGCCAGGAGGAGATAATTCAGGCCATAAGGGAGTTCAACCTCGATGCGATTGTGGTTGCAGCGTGCAGTCCAAAGCTGCACGAGGTTACATTCAGAAGGGCTGCAATGCGGGCTGGCCTGAATCCCTACATGGTTGTGATGGCGAATATAAGAGAACAGTGTTCATGGGTCCACCAGGAAAGGCCCAAAGCAGCAACGGCCAAGGCAAAAGACCTTATTCGAATGGCAGTTGCAAGTGCGAGGGCGCTCGAACCCCTTTCAAGAAGACATACTGAAGTGAAGCAGGCTGTGGCTGTTATTGGGGGTGGAGTTGCCGGGATTGAGGCTGCCCTGAACATAGCCGATGCTGGAATACAGGTTTACCTGATAGAGAAAGCCCCGACCATTGGCGGTCACATGGCGACCCTTAATGAGGTCTTCCCCACAAACGACTGCTCGATCTGCATTCTCGCGCCGAAAATGAGTGAAGCCCTGAACCATGAGAATATCGAGGTGATAACCAACGCTGAGCTTAAGGATTTTGAGGGACACGTGGGCAACTTCAGGCTCAAAGTTATAAGACACCCGCGATATGTTGATGAAGGCAAGTGCAAGGGATGCATTGATGACTGCAGCTCTGTATGTCCGGTAGAGGTTCCAAACGAGTTCGATTATACTATCGGGACGAGAAAGGCAATTTACCTGCCTATACCTCAATCAACACCGCTCTATGCTGCAATAGACTGGCAGCACTGCATTGGATGCAGGCTATGTGAGAAAGCATGTGAGCCTGAGGCAATAGATTTCAGCCAGAATCCAGAGGAGATCGAAATTGAGGTTGGGGCGGTTATTGTTGCCACGGGCTTCAGGCCGTTTGACGCCCGGAGGAAGGAAGAATACGGGTATGGCATATACAGAAACGTCATCACCTCACTCGAACTGGAAAGATTGCTCTCAGCCTCCGGACCCACACTGGGCGAACTTTTGAGACCTTCAGATTCGAGTATCCCCAAGAAAATCGCATTCATTCAGTGTGTTGGTAGCAGAGACGAGAAAACCAACAGATACTGCTCAAGAGTTTGCTGCATGTCGAGTTTAAAGAACGCATTTGCCATAAAGGAGCGTTATCCTGATTCAGAGGTTACTGTATTTTATATTGACATCAGAGCTTACGGAAGAATGTACGAAGAATTTTATGCAAGAACGCAGGAGAAAGGCATCAGGTTCATCCGGGGCAGGGTTGGAGAAATTTATGAAACGAATGATGGCAGCCTGATTCTGAGTTATGAGAATACACTGCTTGGAGAGGTTGTTGAGGAGGAATTCGACCTCGTGGTTCTGTCGATAGGGATGGAGGGCAACACCGAGGTTGCGAGAAAGCTCGGAATATCTGTTGGGGAGGACGGGTTTTACGAGGTGGCGCATCCAAAACTCAGGCCGGCAGAAACCGATGTGAAGGGCATATTTCTTGCAGGCACTGCAAGCGGTCCGAAGGACATTCAGGACAGTGTCGCCTCGGCAGGCCTTGCTGCTGCAAAAGCGATGGAGCTGATCGTGAGCGGTCAGGCAGAATTTGACCCTTACAATGCTTATGTGAATCCTGACAAATGCATTGGGTGCGGACTCTGTGTCAGCGTGTGCAACTTCAGCGCTGCATTCATGGAGGGCAAGAAAGCAAGGATCGATCCGAATTCGTGTGTTATGTGCGGGGTGTGCGTCGCTTCATGTCCTGCAGATGCGATAGACATGGGATTTTTCAACGAAAAATCCATAATCTCGGCCATAGATGCGCTGGCTGAAGAAAAGAGTGCTGAACCCTTAATTCTCATGTTTGCATGCCATTTCTGCAGCTATGGTGCCCTTGACCTTGCGGGAACAACGAAGGTGCAGTATGAGCCAAATGTGAGAGTCATCAGAACCCTCTGTTCCGGCAGAGTCGATCCTGAATGGATCTTGAGGGCGTTGAAGAACGGCATAGACGGGATCATGATATCGGGATGCAGGCCGGGAGAGTGCCATTTCAAGGTCGGCAACTATCATGCACAGGACAGAGTTAATGCCATCAGGGAGGCGCTCAGAGAGGTTGGAATAAATCCTGAAAGGGTAACGACAAGCTGGCACTCAGCTGGAGAGGCAGGAGGGATTGCGGAGGACATCAGCAGGTTTGTGGAGACCCTGAAGGAGATTGGGCCAATTGAAAGTGAGGTGAACAGAGATGGTTGA
- the coaBC gene encoding bifunctional phosphopantothenoylcysteine decarboxylase/phosphopantothenate--cysteine ligase CoaBC, protein MHLERIKGSKSGKLTGKKIVLGVTGSIAAIEAVKLARELVRRGAEVHAVMSGAAKNIIHPYALEFATDNRVITEITGAIEHVEFFGEGGTADLFLIAPATANTIAKIAAGIDDTPVTTMATTAIGTGKPVMIAPAMHETMMNHPSVREAIEKLKKMGIEFVEPKYEEGKAKFAEIEKICLQVERKLHRKDLEGMKIVVTSGPTMEFLDPIRYITNRSSGKFGYEIALEFWRRGAKIDLITSRPPEFDLPDFTVRKVVSVGDMLSESLKAIENADVFVSAAAAADFTTPRKESKIKSDEKLILELEIAPKVLREVRKVFDGKVIAFKAETGIDDEELERIAIDKMKTDRAEMIVANDVLERGMGTEDTRVLVITPDRKVWLEGRKQEVAERIVEYFVQDCL, encoded by the coding sequence ATGCATCTCGAAAGAATAAAGGGGAGTAAAAGCGGAAAACTGACAGGCAAAAAGATCGTTCTTGGAGTTACTGGAAGCATCGCCGCAATCGAGGCTGTCAAACTTGCGAGAGAGCTTGTGAGGAGAGGGGCTGAAGTTCATGCAGTGATGAGTGGGGCTGCTAAAAACATAATACATCCGTACGCTCTGGAATTTGCAACCGACAACAGAGTTATAACGGAGATCACGGGCGCAATAGAGCATGTGGAATTCTTTGGAGAGGGAGGAACTGCGGATCTTTTCCTCATAGCTCCCGCAACCGCAAATACGATTGCCAAAATTGCGGCAGGAATCGACGACACTCCTGTAACCACAATGGCCACAACAGCGATAGGGACCGGAAAACCCGTTATGATAGCTCCGGCGATGCATGAGACGATGATGAATCACCCTTCTGTCAGAGAGGCAATTGAAAAACTCAAAAAAATGGGTATTGAATTTGTGGAGCCAAAATACGAAGAGGGAAAGGCAAAGTTTGCCGAGATCGAAAAGATCTGTCTTCAGGTTGAAAGAAAGCTCCACAGAAAAGATCTCGAAGGCATGAAGATTGTGGTTACTTCGGGCCCGACAATGGAGTTTCTCGATCCGATAAGGTACATTACCAACAGGAGCAGCGGAAAGTTTGGATATGAGATCGCTCTCGAGTTCTGGAGAAGGGGAGCAAAAATTGATCTGATCACGTCCAGACCCCCTGAATTTGATTTACCTGACTTTACAGTGAGAAAGGTTGTCTCGGTGGGAGATATGCTTTCAGAAAGTCTGAAAGCAATTGAGAATGCAGACGTTTTTGTATCCGCAGCGGCAGCCGCTGACTTTACCACGCCAAGAAAGGAGAGCAAAATTAAATCCGATGAGAAGCTCATTCTCGAACTGGAAATAGCGCCCAAGGTTCTTAGAGAGGTGAGGAAGGTTTTCGATGGAAAGGTCATAGCTTTCAAAGCTGAAACGGGTATTGATGATGAGGAACTTGAGAGAATAGCCATAGACAAGATGAAAACCGACAGGGCAGAAATGATAGTTGCAAACGATGTTCTGGAGAGAGGTATGGGAACAGAGGATACGAGAGTCCTCGTCATAACTCCCGACAGAAAGGTTTGGCTTGAGGGCAGGAAACAGGAAGTGGCGGAGAGAATAGTCGAGTACTTCGTTCAGGACTGCTTATGA
- a CDS encoding 4Fe-4S binding protein — protein sequence MVDVERDIDMAGETKFKYIQRAGKEVRELVYDYKICNGCGICVYACPVNAIELGPVHDIAIGLEMPPVTIDHTKCAYCGICYAFCPFNAYEFYVNGNKVEKEDLPLSPVGFTEIDYGKCMDCTLCYRVCPEDAITREIKITRDAISEKNEGVNGKVIIDREKCNLCGICAEFCPVFKMVEREPGPTNPMPYEDILLDESTCDYCVLCEDVCPEEAIKVEDGRRIEFRLEKLAIISVDNEKCSNCAYCEVVCPYDAIKTTKPMEGELFLYEPRMYRCDPVGCGACIKICQHNRVWYVSEDKGRVHFNEDHCIYCGACENACPYDLIGVRRESYYTKENVSWEPWVESWHQALSRIIEKRRTTEPERKLYREELGGIIAEEDIIVRKVDERVRAELEEKLRAVEALLKRPYYRRVIEKGNTEAFINGLRKELSEG from the coding sequence ATGGTTGATGTTGAGCGTGACATAGACATGGCTGGAGAAACCAAATTCAAGTACATCCAGAGAGCGGGAAAGGAGGTCAGGGAGCTTGTTTATGATTACAAAATCTGCAACGGATGCGGGATATGTGTTTATGCCTGCCCCGTAAATGCGATTGAGCTTGGTCCCGTGCATGACATAGCCATAGGGCTTGAAATGCCTCCAGTAACCATAGATCACACAAAATGTGCGTACTGCGGGATATGCTATGCATTCTGCCCGTTCAATGCCTATGAATTCTACGTAAATGGAAATAAAGTCGAAAAAGAGGATCTTCCTCTCTCTCCTGTCGGATTCACCGAGATTGATTACGGGAAGTGCATGGACTGCACACTCTGTTACAGGGTGTGTCCGGAGGATGCCATTACGAGGGAGATAAAGATAACGAGAGATGCGATTTCGGAAAAAAATGAAGGTGTAAATGGCAAGGTGATCATAGACAGGGAAAAATGCAACCTGTGCGGGATCTGTGCTGAATTCTGTCCGGTTTTCAAGATGGTTGAGCGAGAACCAGGCCCAACCAATCCGATGCCCTATGAGGATATTCTGCTTGACGAATCTACATGCGATTACTGCGTGCTTTGTGAAGATGTGTGTCCTGAAGAGGCGATAAAAGTCGAGGATGGGAGAAGAATCGAGTTCAGGCTTGAAAAGCTTGCCATCATTTCTGTTGATAATGAAAAATGCTCCAACTGCGCATACTGTGAGGTTGTCTGCCCCTACGATGCCATAAAAACCACGAAGCCCATGGAAGGGGAATTATTCCTTTACGAGCCGAGAATGTATCGCTGCGATCCGGTGGGATGTGGAGCGTGCATTAAGATATGCCAGCACAACAGGGTGTGGTACGTTTCTGAGGACAAGGGGAGGGTTCACTTCAATGAGGATCACTGCATTTACTGCGGAGCCTGCGAGAATGCCTGTCCGTATGATCTCATAGGGGTCAGGCGGGAGAGCTATTACACCAAGGAGAATGTTTCATGGGAGCCATGGGTGGAATCGTGGCATCAGGCTCTGAGCAGAATAATTGAGAAGAGAAGAACCACTGAGCCTGAAAGAAAGCTGTACCGGGAGGAACTGGGAGGGATAATTGCTGAAGAGGATATCATCGTCAGGAAAGTTGATGAGCGTGTGAGAGCAGAGCTTGAAGAGAAATTGAGGGCCGTTGAAGCGTTGTTGAAACGACCGTATTATCGAAGGGTCATCGAAAAGGGCAATACGGAAGCCTTTATAAACGGATTGAGAAAGGAGCTAAGCGAAGGGTGA